In Fusarium oxysporum f. sp. lycopersici 4287 chromosome 11, whole genome shotgun sequence, the following are encoded in one genomic region:
- a CDS encoding alpha-glucosidase encodes MTTVTAGFLYGVSLALFLSGGVSADLEGSMHHDETIQSHHAKNESVYITKHDGLMVFLAQQPALLISIMFFKTLLTSAVAFGTAFAQSKAGVEDLDKPRRDLFEKDLSKCPGYKATNHRETKSGFYADLSLAGQACDVFGIDLPELKLEVEYQTEDRLHVKILDTNNTVYQVPDDIFPRPGYGQWASPKNSKLKFDFKADPFSFTVTRKDSGEVLFDTSGSKLVFESQYLYLKTKLPERPYLYGLGEHSDPFMLNATNYTRTIYTRDAYGCPNGQNLYGAHPIYFDHRKGGTHGVFLLNSNGMDVFIDKKNGKQFLEYNIIGGVLDFYFIAGPTPRDVAKQYAEITTLPLMTPYWGLGFHQCRYGYRDVYEVAGVVANYSAAKIPLETMWTDIDYMDRRRIFTIDPERFPADKYKDLVDTIHARDQHYIVMVDPAVYDMEPNPALTSGLQYDTFMKEPNGSDYRGVVWAGPSVFPDWFNPNSQQYWNELFQNFFDGEHGPNIDALWIDMNEPANFFNRPYPGNNTTPENFAKVDGDPPKAPPVRDGPPARIPGFPESLQPPSLRSTKREVATVAKTTKRSVEVRTTPRNRGVGRWAATRKVWGQNKYGRPGQGWQNGKKTGSGCGPDECKGLPNRELIQPPYMIQNGAGPTLADSTTDTDLVQSGDYVQYDTHNLYGAQMSSHSHNAMRARRPDKRALVITRSTFAGSGKDVSHWLGDNLSQWDQYRFSISQILQFASIYQIPVVGADVCGFGGNVTETLCARWATLGSFYTFFRNHADITSQSQEFYRWPKVTEAARNGISIRYQLLDYIYTAIYKQNQTGTPTLNPMFFNYPKDKNTYSIDLQFFYGDGILVSPVTKENSTKLEYYLPDDIFYEWSTGKPVRGKAQYESAEVDVTDIMVHYKGGLIYPQRVESANTTKALRQKGFNLVIAPGLDGKAEGSLYLDDGESVVQDTASEIDFKYNKGKLSFDGTFEYDAGVGIETITVLGVKSQPKGTDHAEYDAKNKKLVFTADIPLTRKCHVDLF; translated from the exons ATGACGACCGTTACAGCGGGTTTTCTGTACGGAGTCTCCCTCGCTCTGTTCCTGAGCGGCGGAGTCTCCGCCGACCTGGAAGGTAGCATGCATCATGACGAGACGATTCAAAGTCACCATGCCAAGAACGAATCTGTATATATAACCAAGCATGATGGCTTGATGGTTTTTCTTGCTCAGCAACCAGCTCTTCTCATTTCAATCATGTTCTTCAAGACGCTGCTCACTTCAGCCGTTGCCTTTGGCACTGCTTTTGCGCAGAGCAAGGCTGGCGTTGAAGACCTCGACAAACCCCGCAGAGACCTCTTCGAGAAGGATCTCTCTAAATGTCCCGGCTACAAAGCTACCAACCACCGGGAGACGAAGTCAGGCTTCTACGCTGACTTGTCTCTTGCGGGACAGGCCTGCGATGTCTTTGGCATTGATCTCCCCGAGCTGAAGCTCGAGGTTGAGTATCAGACTGAGGACCGTCTTCAcgtcaagatcttggataCGAATAACACCGTCTACCAAGTACCTGATGATATCTTCCCTCGTCCTGGCTATGGACAGTGGGCTTCGCCTAAGAACTCGAAGCTCAAATTTGACTTCAAGGCGGATCCTTTCTCGTTCACTGTGACGAGGAAGGATTCTGGGGAAGTGCTTTTTGACACTTCAGGTAGCAAGCTTGTTTTTGAGAGTCAATACTTGTATCTCAAGACGAAGCTTCCTGAGAGGCCTTATCTTTACGGTCTTGGTGAGCACAGTGATCCTTTCATGCTCAATGCCACCAACTACACCCGCACAATCTACACTCGCGATGCTTATGG TTGCCCCAATGGACAGAACCTCTATGGAGCTCACCCCATTTACTTTGACCACCGCAAGGGCGGCACCCACGgtgtcttcctcctcaatTCCAACGGCATGGATGTCTTcatcgacaagaagaacggCAAGCAATTCCTGGAGTACAACATCATTGGCGGTGTTCTCGACTTCTACTTCATCGCTGGTCCTACGCCCCGCGACGTCGCCAAGCAGTACGCCGAGATCACCACCCTTCCTCTCATGACGCCCTACTGGGGTCTTGGTTTCCATCAGTGCAGATATGGATACCGAGATGTCTACGAAGTCGCAGGCGTGGTGGCCAATTACTCTGCTGCTAAAATCCCGCTCGAGACTATGTGGACTGACATCGACTACATGGACCGTCGTCGCATCTTCACTATCGACCCTGAGAGATTCCCTGCTGATAAGTACAAGGATCTCGTTGACACTATCCACGCTCGCGATCAGCACTACATCGTCATGGTTGATCCAGCTGTGTATGATATGGAGCCCAACCCAGCTCTCACCAGCGGTCTTCAGTACGATACTTTCATGAAGGAGCCTAATGGTTCAGACTACAGAGGAGTTGTCTGGGCTGGACCCAGTGTCTTCCCCGATTGGTTCAACCCGAACTCTCAGCAGTACTGGAATGAACTCTTCCAGAACTTCTTCGACGGCGAGCATGGTCCTAATATCGATGCTCTCTGGATCGATATGAACGAGCCcgccaacttcttcaaccgTCCTTATCCCGGCAACAACACCACTCCCGAGAACTTCGCCAAGGTCGACGGTGATCCTCCCAAGGCCCCTCCCGTCCGAGACGGCCCTCCTGCTCGCATCCCCGGATTCCCTGAGAGTCTTCAGCCACCCTCCCTCCGCTCCACCAAGCGCGAAGTTGCCACTGTCgccaagaccaccaagcGCTCCGTCGAAGTCCGCACCACTCCTCGCAACCGCGGTGTTGGTCGCTGGGCAGCTACCCGCAAGGTCTGGGGCCAGAACAAGTACGGTCGTCCCGGCCAAGGCTGGCAAAACGGCAAGAAGACTGGCTCTGGCTGCGGTCCTGACGAGTGCAAGGGTCTTCCAAACCGAGAGCTCATCCAGCCTCCTTACATGATTCAGAACGGCGCTGGACCTACACTGGCTGACAGTACCACCGACACCGATCTCGTTCAGAGTGGAGATTACGTTCAGTATGATACGCACAACTTGTATGGTGCTCAGATGTCTTCTCACTCTCACAACGCTATGCGTGCGCGACGCCCTGACAAGCGTGCTCTCGTCATCACACGAAGTACCTTTGCTGGTTCCGGCAAGGATGTTTCGCACTGGCTTGGCGATAACCTGTCTCAGTGGGATCAATACCGCTTCTCCATCTCTCAGATCCTGCAGTTCGCTTCTATCTACCAGATTCCCGTTGTCGGTGCTGATGTCTGTGGATTTGGTGGCAACGTCACCGAGACCCTTTGTGCTCGATGGGCTACCCTTGGAAGTTTCTATACTTTCTTCCGTAACCACGCCGATATTACTTCTCAGTCTCAGGAGTTCTACCGCTGGCCCAAGGTTACTGAGGCTGCTCGCAATGGTATTTCCATCCGATACCAGCTCC TTGACTACATCTACACTGCCATCTACAAGCAGAACCAGACCGGTACTCCTACTCTCAACCCCATGTTCTTCAACTACcccaaggacaagaacaCCTATTCCATCGATCTCCAGTTCTTCTATGGTGATGGTATTCTCGTCAGCCCCGTCACCAAGGAGAACAGCACCAAGCTCGAGTACTACCTCCCCGATGATATCTTCTACGAGTGGTCCACCGGCAAGCCCGTCCGCGGTAAGGCTCAGTACGAGTCCGCCGAGGTTGACGTCACCGACATCATGGTCCACTACAAGGGCGGTCTTATCTACCCCCAGCGCGTTGAGAGCGCCAACACAACCAAGGCTCTCCGCCAGAAGGGTTTCAACCTCGTCATCGCCCCTGGTCTTGACGGAAAGGCCGAAGGTTCTCTgtatcttgatgatggcgagtCTGTTGTTCAGGACACTGCTTCTGAGATCGACTTCAAGTACAACAAGGGCAAGTTGAGCTTCGATGGAACTTTTGAGTATGATGCGGGTGTTGGTATTGAGACCATTACTGTTCTGGGCGTCAAGTCTCAGCCCAAAGGTACGGACCATGCTGAGTATGATGctaagaacaagaagctcgtgTTTACTGCGGATATTCCGTTGACGCGCAAGTGTCACGTTGACTTGTTCTGA
- a CDS encoding hypothetical protein (At least one base has a quality score < 10): MAELALAIIPLGVTVTSGLVKYLKTFNDHDDDRARLVRQAERFETTFQSLRAALDRPQLNPELSISASEASACLRECQKALEELDNLQQKTFATITSTVATTPHARTKCKIKDGYKKLLYPLRKSDIEALEGALEKLSTTLSLALGILHLDEESLTRKILNEQMVEIQKNTIVNSNTSTAIKELHQPISRIDLAAPVLQTSVDAIVPHFDQRFDQISYQISYQHVQMQAQIKSLLDMAGPARYQDHLGTNQQPSYNHSGEQGNYIAARETEQELRTLYKRADSVSTCSCHLQRVRQSKRFALGPVHFAEEMLPNLSHEKDCVFFIPSSGYEKTRTVRFTGLASLLKKGVEVSFSIRARAGRFSISPSFTYFPVVDRNVAPAFLVMGLLLDAIKLKNINETRSRVILNATQRKLHELFCSGRASPNDVTQDSSTLLHLLGFTAYHWLTTLQGANSPFVRLTCEALVNFLVAAGTSVTVRDRYGVLALHTVIDGTFVPASIYGQLNAENDVEERSTLYFSPQFHRRALLDYYDHNQSVASIQYDPLSLAVIRNNLQEVERLLSLHAHMLKEVSFYGETPLHIAIYRLDILKTLVKKANPEIWIQRSNYGATVLSLAIQVSHEICDRGNALDESCCPCTLPLRIILAAGCPIIPHRDFRQDGHRHIPVWSFSEASLHCKTLLAKELRSRRRQLRDLVRNKLSITEFSKFTPLEEVPDIDAIAMDRLLRQKGILSLGPLSTFVDEDLPQQPYRDVRYYSKSIFFDLRKPEDADIFIDSGFKMICADQDHDSSLHKAPFNRPYPWMGSISLNYAIWLFDHQAPLWKWSYRFTSPMPSIFVLADILSMQDYECPCQDNTKDRVEIYLSESVLVDNCSCLCSPDGCTPFTSRMKWLAHPYKQAEDLAPQDYATRFSSYVEIYGKSLNLSHHVIMVRQATFAALDLKHTCLERPGYRWPSELYWMYFTDPVSELDPDEKEFEILNVDAEAMNQLEDMVVMFQDFVLTGRQTTILRNSDSFDTDYLAFNGPSTLGIDNLYYQRALEFWEHIWANRMQIALDTVAKGWENNLDGLNDLVHISTCEEVVQETRDSLDEGDDEILNRIIQRIQDI, translated from the exons ATGGCAGAGCTGGCACTGGCTATTATTCCCCTGGGTGTAACAGTTACATCTGGTCTCGTAAAGTATCTTAAAACCTTTAATGATCACGATGACGATCGCGCTCGACTTGTGCGTCAGGCTGAACGCTTCGAAACCACGTTTCAATCCCTTCGAGCTGCTTTAGATCGTCCCCAGCTCAACCCAGAGCTTTCTATCTCAGCATCAGAGGCTTCTGCTTGTCTCAGAGAATGCCAAAAGGCATTGGAAGAACTGGACAACCTTCAACAGAAAACCTTCGCCACCATTACCAGCACCGTAGCGACGACTCCCCATGCGCGTACAAAATGCAAGATCAAGGATGGATATAAGAAGCTCTTATATCCGCTACGAAAGTCCGACATCGAAGCTCTAGAAGGAGCTTTGGAAAAGCTTTCGACAACGCTCAGTCTAGCTCTAGGAATACTTCATCT agatgaagaatcTTTAACAAGGAAGATTTTGAATGAACAAATGGTCGAGATTCAGAAAAACACAATCGTCAACTCCAATACATCGACCGCTATCAAAGAGCTACACCAACCTATCTCGCGGATCGATTTGGCCGCCCCCGTTCTCCAGACTTCCGTTGATGCTATTGTTCCCCATTTCGACCAGAGGTTTGACCAGATATCTTACCAGATTTCTTACCAACATGTCCAAATGCAAGCTCAAATCAAGTCACTTCTCGATATGGCCGGACCTGCAAGATATCAGGATCACCTCGGAACAAACCAGCAGCCTTCATACAATCACTCTGGAGAACAAGGCAACTATATTGCGGCCCGTGAGACTGAACAGGAACTGCGTACGCTTTACAAAAGAGCTGATTCGGTGTCGACGTGTTCTTGCCACTTACAACGCGTGCGTCAGAGCAAAAGGTTTGCTCTGGGGCCGGTGCATTTCGCAGAAGAGATGTTACCCAATCTCTCTCACGAGAAAGACTgtgtcttcttcatcccgTCATCAGGCTACGAAAAGACACGAACCGTTCGTTTTACTGGTTTGGCTTCTTTGTTGAAAAAAGGGGTTGAAGTATCATTCTCTATTCGCGCTCGCGCCGGGCGGTTCAGTATCAGCCCTTCTTTTACCTACTTTCCAGTGGTTGATAGGAATGTCGCGCCAGCATTTTTAGTTAtgggccttcttcttgacgcaatcaagctcaagaataTTAATGAGACAAGATCGAGAGTAATTCTGAACGCGACGCAGCGAAAGCTCCATGAGTTGTTTTGCTCGGGAAGGGCAAGTCCTAACGACGTAACCCAAGATAGTTCTACCCTCCTTCACTTGCTAGGTTTCACA GCATATCACTGGTTAACAACTTTGCAAGGAGCAAATTCCCCATTCGTGCGTTTGACGTGTGAAGCTCTGGTCAATTTTCTTGTTGCCGCAGGTACATCTGTCACAGTTCGCGACAGATATGGAGT TTTAGCATTGCACACAGTAATCGATGGGACCTTTGTTCCCGCCTCCATCTATGGCCAGCTGAATGCTGAGAACGACGTAGAAGAAAGGAGCACTCTATACTTTTCACCTCAGTTTCATAGGCGTGCGCTTCTCGATTATTACGATCATAACCAGAGTGTGGCAAGTA TTCAATATGATCCTTTAAGCTTAGCAGTCATTCGGAACAATCTACAAGAAGTGGAGCGACTCCTCTCCCTACATGCTCATATGCTCAAAGAGGTAAGCTTCTACGGAGAGACACCGTTACACATAGCCATCTACAGGCTGGATATCTTGAAAACACTGGTCAAGAAAGCGAATCCCGAAATTTGGATTCAACGCAGCAATTATGGCGCGACTGTTCTTAGCCTTGCAATACAAGTCAGTCATGAGATTTGTGATAGGGGAAACGCTTTGGATGAGTCATGTTGTCCTTGTACATTACCGCTTCGGATCATTTTAGCCGCCGGATGTCCCATTATACCTCACCGCGATTTCCGTCAAGATGGTCACCGACATATTCCAGTATGGTCCTTCTCTGAAGCTTCTCTCCACTGCAAAACACTTCTGGCAAAAGAGCTGCGAAGTCGCCGTCGGCAGCTGCGAGACTTGGTCCGAAACAAGCTTTCAATCACAGAGTTCAGCAAATTTACACCTCTGGAGGAAGTACCCGACATTGACGCCATCGCGATGGACAGGCTACTTCGCCAAAAAGGGATCCTCAGTCTAGGACCCCTCTCAACTTTCGTGGATGAAGACCTACCTCAACAGCCTTATCGAGATGTTCGTTACTATTCTAAATCAATATTCTTCGACCTGAGGAAGCCAGAAGATGCAGATATCTTCATTGACTCCGGCTTCAAGATGATCTGTGCTGATCAAGATCATGACTCTTCATTACACAAAGCCCCTTTTAACAGACCCTATCCATGGATGGGTTCCATTTCCCTCAACTACGCAATATGGCTATTTGATCATCAAGCCCCTCTATGGAAATGGAGCTATAGGTTCACTAGTCCGATGCCTTCTATTTTCGTTCTTGCGGATATTCTCAGTATGCAAGACTACGAATGTCCTTGCCAAGACAACACAAAAGACAGGGTAGAGATTTATCTTTCCGAATCGGTTTTGGTCGACAATTGCTCTTGCCTGTGTTCACCTGACGGCTGTACCCCCTTCACTTCGAGAATGAAGTGGCTGGCACACCCCTATAAGCAGGCTGAAGACCTCGCTCCTCAAGATTATGCCACGCGTTTCAGCTCTTATGTGGAAATATATGGCAAAAGCTTGAACTTGAGCCATCACGTCATAATGGTACGGCAAGCAACATTTGCTGCGCTGGATCTAAAGCATACGTGTTTGGAGAGGCCAGGATATCGTTGGCCCAGTGAACTCTATTGGATGTACTTCACGGACCCAGTGTCAGAACTGGACCCGGATGAGAAGGAGTTCGAGATTCTCAATGTAGATGCGGAGGCAATGAATCAGCTGGAGGATATGGTCGTCATGTTTCAGGACTTTGTGCTAACTGGGCGCCAAACGACTATTTTAAGAAATAGTGATAGTTTTGATACCGATTATTTAGCATTTAATGGGCCGAGTACCCTTGGTATAGACAACCTTTACTACCAGCGAGCTTTGGAATTCTGGGAGCATATATGGGCAAATAGGATGCAGATTGCCCTGGATACTGTGGCCAAAGGATGGGAGAATAACCTTGATGGACTGAATGATCTTGTGCATATTTCAACTTGCGAGGAGGTAGTACAAGAAACAAGAGACAGCcttgatgaaggtgatgatgagattttgAATAGGATTATACAACGGATTCAGGATATCTGA